CAACGGTGCGCAGCGGACTCGCGTACCGAAGCCCACTGTGCACCGGTGCGACGAGGAACTGTTACCGCACCAGTGAGGAAGTCATGAGCACCGCAACAAAGGCCAAGACCGCCGCGCGGCAGCGGGTCGTATCCGAGATCGACACGATGCTGCAGATCAACGGGAACACCCCGACCGCGCACGACTGGGTCCCCCGCGTCGTGATGATGAAGTACGAGATCCGCTGCGCCAACCACCCCACCGACGCCGAGCTGGCCGAGTGCTACTCCGTCGCCAAGGAACTCGCCGAACGCAGCTGAGCGCCGCCGTTCGGTGGCGCCGGGCCCGGTCGGCGGTAGGGCAGGATTCTCGTATGACCGAGCCGTCAGGGACGAAGGCGACGCCGGCGGAGCTCGCCGCCGCCACCGGACCGGGGGGCCCGGCCGAGCCCGCGAACCGCGCGGCGGAGCTGGGACGGGTATCCGTGGTCGGCTCCGGCCGGCTGGGAACAGCGCTGGTCAGCGCCCTCGCTGCGGCCCGGGTGGACGTCAGTGGCCCGCATGGCCGCGGCTATCCGGGTCCGTCTCCGTCTCGGCCCGACGACCTCATCGTGCTCTGTGTGCCGGACGCGGCGATCGCCGCGGCGGCGCTTCTGATCCCCCCTGGACCCCTGGTCGGGCACTGCTCGGGGGCCAGCGGACTGGCCGTTCTGGCCCCCCATCGGGCCTTCTCGATGCATCCAGTGATGACGTTCACACCCGATTCGCCGCCGAACGTGTTCCAGGGCGTCGGCGCCGCCGTCGACGGCACCGACGCCGACGCGCTCCACCTGGCATCGGGTCTGGCCATCCGGCTCGGGATGCGCCCGTTCATCGTCGCCCCGGCCGACCGCGCCGCGTATCACGCGGCGACCGCCATGGCCGCGAATTTCCTGGTCACCCTGGAGTCCGCGGCCGGAGCCCTGATGCGTTCCGCCGGGGCCGACCCCGCGCTGCTGCTCCCGCTGGCCCGCGCCGCCCTGGAGAACTGGGGCCGGATCGGCGATGCCGCACTCACAGGACCGGTGGCCCGGGGTGACGAACGGACCGTCCAGGCGCATCGCGAA
This window of the Nakamurella panacisegetis genome carries:
- a CDS encoding DUF2520 domain-containing protein produces the protein MTEPSGTKATPAELAAATGPGGPAEPANRAAELGRVSVVGSGRLGTALVSALAAARVDVSGPHGRGYPGPSPSRPDDLIVLCVPDAAIAAAALLIPPGPLVGHCSGASGLAVLAPHRAFSMHPVMTFTPDSPPNVFQGVGAAVDGTDADALHLASGLAIRLGMRPFIVAPADRAAYHAATAMAANFLVTLESAAGALMRSAGADPALLLPLARAALENWGRIGDAALTGPVARGDERTVQAHREAIAQRVPEYLPLFDSLADATRRLAAGVVDSSSDTRTYT